One genomic window of Halorubrum hochsteinianum includes the following:
- a CDS encoding GTP cyclohydrolase III, which translates to MTTTQVTLVQIDNYGPWTTTPEPRREMDLQTLQSRLFADVAQFLGHRDAYVFFTRFDNMIAVTNGVDGAAHATLQESIGNRYPVSVSLGTAVAERPVDALEAANRRLQTAGSAQDESRTEVLAGEYLSETNRSDLQVAHFDVVNATGKYTDRLNEFDTFINIERAYGSLMRHLREAHGALSFFVGGDNVVAVCPDLPETAFSAAVDHVRDDVDIELQVGVGQGASAHEAGFAAKHALEDCRHAGTSVELFGAPAVSD; encoded by the coding sequence GTGACGACGACCCAGGTGACCCTCGTCCAGATCGACAACTACGGTCCGTGGACGACGACGCCGGAGCCACGTCGCGAGATGGACCTCCAGACGCTCCAGTCGCGCCTCTTCGCCGACGTGGCGCAGTTCCTCGGCCACCGCGACGCCTACGTCTTCTTCACCAGATTCGACAACATGATCGCGGTGACGAACGGCGTCGACGGCGCGGCCCACGCGACCCTTCAGGAGTCGATCGGCAACCGCTACCCGGTCAGCGTCAGCCTCGGGACCGCCGTCGCCGAGCGTCCCGTCGACGCGCTGGAGGCCGCGAACCGACGGCTCCAGACCGCGGGCAGCGCCCAAGACGAGAGTCGCACGGAGGTGCTCGCCGGGGAGTACCTCTCGGAGACGAACCGGTCGGACCTCCAGGTCGCGCACTTCGACGTGGTCAACGCGACCGGGAAGTACACCGACCGACTCAACGAGTTCGACACGTTCATCAACATCGAACGGGCGTACGGCTCGCTGATGCGCCACCTCCGCGAGGCGCACGGGGCCCTCTCCTTCTTCGTCGGCGGCGACAACGTCGTGGCGGTCTGCCCGGACCTGCCCGAGACGGCGTTCTCGGCGGCGGTCGACCACGTCCGGGACGACGTTGACATCGAGCTACAGGTCGGGGTCGGGCAGGGGGCCTCCGCGCACGAGGCCGGCTTCGCGGCCAAACACGCCCTCGAAGACTGCCGCCACGCCGGGACGAGCGTCGAACTGTTCGGCGCGCCCGCCGTCAGCGACTGA
- a CDS encoding CBS domain-containing protein gives MLVEDVMTTELVTCDADATVRDAAERMLRNRVGSVVVTNGGTPAGILTESDVLHAAYATDDPLSTIPVQKAASAPLVTVRPDATLRTATDRMRSEGVKKLVVVDGVTPAGIVTTQDVIDNYAGIRREVHDLATDATGWSERSDGFGD, from the coding sequence ATGCTCGTCGAGGACGTGATGACGACGGAGCTCGTGACCTGCGACGCCGACGCCACGGTCCGGGACGCCGCGGAGCGGATGCTCCGCAACCGGGTCGGGAGCGTCGTCGTCACGAACGGCGGGACGCCCGCCGGGATCCTCACCGAGAGCGACGTCCTCCACGCCGCCTACGCGACCGACGATCCGCTGTCGACGATTCCGGTACAGAAGGCGGCGAGCGCCCCGCTCGTCACCGTCAGGCCCGACGCCACACTCAGGACCGCGACGGACCGCATGCGATCGGAGGGCGTCAAGAAGCTCGTCGTCGTCGACGGTGTGACGCCGGCCGGGATCGTCACCACCCAGGATGTCATCGACAACTACGCCGGGATCCGACGCGAGGTTCACGACCTCGCGACGGACGCGACGGGGTGGTCGGAGCGCTCCGACGGCTTCGGCGACTGA
- a CDS encoding 1,4-dihydroxy-2-naphthoyl-CoA synthase: MVSEIFDPDAWEPVTDEFDDITYHRAVDVPAVRIAFDRPAVRNAFRPGTVDELYAALDHARKQADVGCVLLTGNGPSEKDGGWAFCSGGDQSVRGGSGYEYRDDDEAGDEDDPLVKEARAGRLHILEVQRLIRFMPKPVVAVVPGWAVGGGHSLHVICDMTLASEEHGKFLQTDPDVASFDGGFGSAYLAKQIGQKKAREVFFRGKTYSAAEAEDMGMVNDVIAHEELEEVALEWADEMTRKSPTAMRMLKYAFNMADDGMVGQQVFAGEATRLAYMTDEAAEGRDAFLEGREPNFREYPWHY; this comes from the coding sequence ATGGTCTCGGAGATCTTCGACCCCGACGCGTGGGAGCCCGTCACCGACGAGTTCGACGACATCACCTACCACCGCGCGGTCGACGTCCCCGCGGTCCGGATCGCCTTCGATCGGCCCGCGGTCCGGAACGCCTTCCGGCCGGGCACGGTCGACGAGCTGTACGCCGCGCTCGACCACGCCCGCAAGCAGGCCGACGTGGGCTGCGTCCTCCTCACCGGCAACGGCCCCTCCGAGAAGGACGGCGGCTGGGCGTTCTGTTCGGGCGGCGACCAGTCGGTCCGCGGCGGCTCCGGCTACGAGTACCGCGACGACGACGAGGCGGGCGACGAGGACGATCCGCTCGTCAAGGAGGCCCGCGCCGGCCGGCTCCACATCCTCGAAGTCCAGCGGCTGATCCGGTTCATGCCCAAGCCCGTCGTCGCGGTCGTCCCGGGCTGGGCGGTCGGCGGCGGCCACTCGCTGCACGTGATCTGCGACATGACCCTCGCCAGCGAGGAGCACGGGAAGTTCCTCCAGACCGACCCCGACGTGGCCTCCTTCGACGGCGGGTTCGGATCCGCGTACCTCGCGAAACAGATCGGGCAGAAGAAGGCCCGCGAGGTGTTCTTCCGCGGGAAGACCTACTCCGCCGCGGAGGCCGAAGACATGGGGATGGTCAACGATGTAATCGCCCACGAGGAGTTAGAGGAGGTGGCTCTGGAGTGGGCCGACGAGATGACGCGGAAGTCCCCGACCGCGATGCGGATGCTGAAGTACGCGTTCAACATGGCCGACGACGGCATGGTCGGTCAGCAGGTGTTCGCCGGCGAGGCGACCCGGCTGGCGTACATGACCGACGAGGCGGCCGAGGGCCGCGACGCGTTCCTTGAGGGTCGCGAGCCGAACTTCCGGGAGTATCCCTGGCACTACTGA
- a CDS encoding HAD-IIA family hydrolase produces MEFSGAVLDVDGTVVRGDEPIPGAPAGYRRLREAGIETLFVSNNPTKAPPAYVDRLGAAGYDVDADRVFTAGSVTTRYLRRHHADDDLLCVADPGLLDQFEAAGLSTTDDVDAADALVASIDREFDYEDLCTALWALERDIPFIGTDPDVVIPAPERDVPGSGAVINAIAGVAERDPDAVLGKPSDTAIEMVRERLPYPPEECLVVGDRLDTDVALGERAGMTSVLVRSGVTDADDLAASEKSPDHVLDHLGEIDRVIG; encoded by the coding sequence ATGGAATTCAGCGGTGCCGTCCTCGACGTCGACGGTACGGTCGTGCGCGGCGACGAGCCGATCCCGGGCGCTCCCGCGGGGTACCGCCGGCTCCGCGAGGCCGGGATCGAGACGCTGTTCGTCTCGAACAACCCGACGAAGGCACCGCCCGCGTACGTCGACCGCCTCGGGGCGGCCGGGTACGACGTCGACGCCGACCGCGTCTTCACCGCGGGCAGCGTGACGACGCGGTACCTCCGGCGACACCACGCCGACGACGATCTGCTCTGCGTCGCCGACCCCGGACTGCTCGACCAGTTCGAGGCGGCGGGGTTGTCGACGACCGACGACGTCGACGCCGCCGACGCGCTGGTCGCCTCCATCGACCGCGAGTTCGACTACGAGGACCTCTGTACGGCGCTGTGGGCCTTGGAGCGCGACATCCCCTTCATCGGCACCGACCCCGACGTGGTGATCCCGGCCCCCGAGCGCGACGTGCCCGGGTCCGGGGCCGTGATCAACGCGATCGCCGGCGTCGCCGAGCGCGATCCCGACGCCGTCCTCGGGAAGCCGTCGGACACCGCGATCGAGATGGTCCGCGAGCGACTCCCGTACCCGCCGGAGGAGTGTCTCGTCGTGGGCGACCGGCTCGACACGGACGTCGCGCTCGGCGAGCGCGCCGGGATGACGAGCGTCCTCGTCCGCTCCGGGGTCACCGACGCGGACGACCTCGCGGCGTCCGAGAAATCGCCCGACCACGTCCTCGACCACCTCGGCGAGATCGACCGCGTCATCGGGTAA